From the genome of Streptacidiphilus rugosus AM-16, one region includes:
- a CDS encoding alpha-galactosidase — protein sequence MRAPLERMTRALLALALTAPALAVGVAATAVATAAPAAALDNGTALTPPMGWNSWNSLGTGVTEQQVEQTIDFMSANGLVAAGYDTVTIDDGWSLRHRSGQTTDLVKTADNAMQLYDAAGNPVSGTDGTGIDPTSGHLVPDPADFPARTVDGRSVNGIQYLAWYAHSKGMKFGLYATDTYTTCQSHPGSLGHETTDATDFVSWDVDYVKYDDCPYGPPIIGPDGHDYWTQGEGKELTESMYARVQTFQRALDAASAAQGRPRVTLSVSAQPVHTGVPYLLDPNDPARTDPVIAAAGTPAYQSPGYAPTGVWCGQVANLCRIGGDRDSELDGVLYQGQLQTALQYSGNVRPGSWNDMDMMFAGWQDVYGSYGVDDTCSCHKPFTDTESQTEISILSMMAAPLITGADLRSAADSVHDDGTATWSSGIPASALALYKNRDVIAVDQDTLAEPATLVGATPSSATAPVVLRRTLENGDTAVLLVNQDPNSTRTVSTSLSAVGLTGPGYSYKELWTGATGEFTGAGAISASVAPHGVALYRLTPLPTTVPAAVVGDGRYHTLAAGGTGGLVLEVSGTCSAPTGVAADVNTWWPTHTSEMWTFTANPDGTVRISDDCDTATQVHTVLAAGTSPGNSAYLLGYSPGNPWQEWRVVQNTGTGALKITNVATGLVLDTTGTSTGSTAVTNTADASAPGQSWSLVS from the coding sequence ATGCGAGCACCACTCGAACGAATGACCCGCGCGCTGCTGGCCCTGGCCCTGACCGCCCCGGCGCTCGCCGTCGGCGTCGCGGCCACGGCCGTGGCCACCGCCGCCCCCGCCGCCGCGCTCGACAACGGCACCGCGCTCACCCCGCCCATGGGCTGGAACTCGTGGAACAGCCTCGGCACCGGCGTGACCGAGCAACAGGTCGAGCAGACCATCGACTTCATGTCGGCCAACGGCCTGGTCGCCGCGGGCTACGACACCGTCACCATCGACGACGGCTGGTCGCTCCGGCACCGCAGTGGCCAGACCACCGACCTGGTGAAGACCGCCGACAACGCCATGCAGCTCTACGACGCCGCCGGCAACCCGGTCAGCGGCACCGACGGCACCGGCATCGACCCGACCTCGGGGCACCTGGTCCCCGATCCGGCCGACTTCCCCGCCCGGACGGTCGACGGCCGGAGCGTCAACGGCATCCAGTACCTGGCCTGGTACGCGCACAGCAAGGGCATGAAGTTCGGCCTCTACGCCACCGACACCTACACCACCTGCCAGAGCCATCCCGGCAGCCTGGGCCACGAGACCACCGACGCCACCGACTTCGTCTCCTGGGACGTCGACTACGTCAAGTACGACGACTGCCCGTACGGCCCCCCGATCATCGGCCCCGACGGCCACGACTACTGGACCCAGGGCGAGGGCAAGGAGCTCACCGAGTCCATGTACGCGCGGGTGCAGACCTTCCAGCGCGCGCTGGACGCGGCCTCCGCCGCGCAGGGACGGCCGCGGGTCACCCTCAGCGTGTCGGCCCAGCCCGTGCACACCGGCGTGCCCTACCTGCTCGACCCGAACGACCCGGCCCGGACCGACCCGGTGATCGCGGCCGCCGGCACGCCCGCGTACCAGTCCCCGGGCTACGCGCCGACCGGCGTCTGGTGCGGGCAGGTCGCCAACCTGTGCCGGATCGGCGGGGACCGCGACAGCGAGTTGGACGGCGTGCTCTACCAGGGCCAGTTGCAGACCGCGCTGCAGTACAGCGGCAACGTGCGGCCCGGCAGCTGGAACGACATGGACATGATGTTCGCGGGCTGGCAGGACGTCTACGGCTCCTACGGTGTCGACGACACCTGCAGTTGCCACAAGCCGTTCACGGACACCGAGTCGCAGACCGAGATCTCCATCCTCTCGATGATGGCCGCCCCGCTCATCACCGGCGCGGACCTGCGCAGCGCGGCGGACTCCGTCCACGACGACGGCACCGCCACCTGGTCCAGCGGCATCCCCGCCTCGGCCCTCGCCCTCTACAAGAACCGCGACGTGATCGCCGTGGACCAGGACACGCTGGCCGAACCGGCCACCCTGGTGGGCGCGACGCCGAGCTCCGCCACCGCGCCCGTGGTGCTCCGGCGCACCCTGGAGAACGGCGACACCGCGGTGCTGCTGGTCAACCAGGATCCGAACAGCACCCGGACCGTCAGCACCAGCCTCTCCGCTGTCGGCCTGACCGGTCCCGGCTACTCCTACAAGGAGCTGTGGACCGGCGCGACCGGCGAGTTCACCGGCGCGGGCGCGATCAGCGCCTCGGTGGCCCCCCACGGCGTGGCGTTGTACCGGCTCACCCCGCTGCCGACGACCGTCCCCGCGGCGGTCGTCGGGGACGGCAGGTACCACACCCTCGCGGCGGGCGGCACCGGCGGCCTGGTGTTGGAGGTCTCCGGCACCTGCAGCGCGCCGACGGGCGTCGCGGCGGACGTCAACACCTGGTGGCCGACGCACACCTCCGAGATGTGGACCTTCACCGCCAACCCCGACGGCACGGTGCGGATCAGCGACGACTGCGACACCGCGACCCAGGTCCACACCGTGCTCGCGGCCGGTACCTCCCCCGGCAACAGCGCCTACCTGCTCGGCTACTCGCCCGGCAACCCGTGGCAGGAGTGGCGGGTCGTGCAGAACACCGGCACCGGCGCGCTGAAGATCACCAATGTGGCCACCGGACTCGTCCTGGACACGACCGGCACGAGCACCGGCAGCACGGCGGTGACCAACACCGCCGACGCGTCGGCCCCCGGCCAGTCCTGGAGCCTCGTCTCCTGA